Proteins from a single region of Hermetia illucens chromosome 3, iHerIll2.2.curated.20191125, whole genome shotgun sequence:
- the LOC119652945 gene encoding uncharacterized protein LOC119652945, whose product MWKILVVVLSSIILAASLPSDEQPVANANEQSTISTTAASSSISTAANPTQSTTQSLEESPEPSILVTSGSTSTTPSEEDAEKEETSTSKTRITFDQRQEGHYNIRADLENFMIIVVPPNPMAGMGLLDLLAESALKRSNVKKMSKKHHLLSKMGLRKADDSRIGAFLQRAQQRQSVDPPLVRTGEYIEGRTPYSVDISSSESDVGNFNGNSQVGMVPPPPYPMQFHHLAPVDGYSSSPQGKLFEIFSRFGERRFPKAISHHSIDAKELQSNRVQSVTDGRSYNNHQVSLSNDDEEPGPPKNPTETKKYVDLVNAGSLPLADDLELNGGRYQTRSAAAILSPIDRNWELKLIGASEQCGPGRRRNSYGICQFVPDIN is encoded by the coding sequence aTGTGGAAGATACTAGTCGTGGTTCTTAGTAGTATTATACTAGCTGCTTCTCTTCCCAGTGACGAGCAGCCAGTAGCGAATGCTAATGAACAAAGTACAATCAGCACGACGGCGGCCAGCTCTTCGATATCCACCGCAGCCAACCCAACCCAGTCTACGACGCAATCATTGGAAGAATCTCCAGAGCCATCGATATTAGTCACCAGTGGTAGCACCAGTACAACACCGTCAGAAGAAGATGCAGAAAAAGAGGAGACTTCGACATCAAAAACTAGAATTACATTCGACCAGCGCCAAGAAGGTCATTATAACATTCGCGCAGatttggaaaatttcatgataattgTCGTCCCACCGAACCCAATGGCCGGAATGGGTTTGTTGGATCTTCTGGCAGAATCGGCGCTGAAGAGgtcaaatgtgaaaaaaatgtccaaGAAGCATCATCTATTGAGTAAGATGGGTTTGAGGAAAGCCGATGATTCGAGGATCGGTGCCTTCTTGCAACGCGCCCAGCAACGGCAAAGTGTTGACCCTCCATTGGTGAGGACCGGTGAATACATTGAGGGTCGCACTCCATACAGTGTTGATATCTCCAGTTCAGAGAGCGATGTCGGCAACTTCAACGGCAATAGTCAGGTCGGAATGGTTCCTCCTCCACCCTATCCCATGCAGTTCCATCACCTCGCTCCTGTCGACGGGTACTCATCCTCACCACAAGGCAAGCTCTTTGAGATCTTCAGTCGATTCGGAGAAAGACGCTTCCCGAAGGCCATCAGCCACCATTCCATAGATGCCAAGGAGCTACAAAGTAATCGCGTCCAATCAGTGACTGATGGAAGAAGTTACAACAATCACCAAGTATCTCTATCTAATGACGACGAAGAACCAGGTCCTCCGAAAAATCCCACTGAAACGAAAAAATACGTCGATCTAGTGAACGCAGGATCGCTTCCTCTGGCAGATGATTTGGAGCTCAACGGTGGGCGGTACCAAACAAGGTCAGCTGCCgcaattttgagccctatcgatcggaattgggaactgAAACTTATCGGCGCCAGTGAACAATGCGGCCCCGGAAGAAGGAGGAACAGTTACGGCATTTGTCAATTTGTCCCAGATATTAATTAG